One Tolypothrix bouteillei VB521301 DNA window includes the following coding sequences:
- a CDS encoding TonB-dependent receptor plug domain-containing protein — MKLGVLVFQVILANLALASVSVAEDLKLSKQQTVVYKTSDIPYLNEIEHPLTSAKLLITQTPTTPTKTPQTTDDRNSPTEEESEPSNNNDEADIIIDVTGKEDSLPQSTPTYVIPKEEIQKQGATSVADVLKKLPGFAINDAGYGADIHTGTYYRGASINQSVFLINGRPINNNVNTYHGTTDLNSIPVESIERVELYSGAASTLYGSSAFGGVVNIITKQGDIVPRLNAAAEFGSLNLNNQQFSYAASINSLRYNFSFERFFVDNRYRVPVGAANRDSQGYLFNADTSTSTYFGSLALDVNKKNTVSLDVTKLSSRRGLIYFGFPLQRDRLDHDGLNIGLSWRSQLSNDNSSILTTSIGYNQDYFNTYGPSNQFYRTGTLDTQLLSARVDHDWRITANNKLRWGLDLKNTWLTGDILSTVPDRVALNETQNRSLLNAALFAVTTWNISDNFLLDVGLRQSFDSQFGNYLNPSVGLKYDINSILSFRGSWAGGQRNPGLDQLYVYDTVHGWSPNPNLEPETGSSWTAGVDVRFSESLTGQFTYFGSSLDNRLGVIQGRWANIGLVDTNGLEAALKWKVGSGWSTFLNYTYTDAQIKTGTERGLQLGMLPYSVASFGLGYESKGWQANLYATYYSGARRAFFTRPGDKITDFSPSFFNLDFSARIPITRTLGLTVYLENLFDEKYERVNRTYSPGFTFRMGLSSNI; from the coding sequence ATGAAATTGGGTGTTCTAGTTTTCCAAGTGATATTAGCTAATCTGGCTTTGGCTTCTGTTAGCGTTGCGGAAGATCTTAAGTTGTCTAAACAACAGACAGTTGTATATAAAACCTCAGATATCCCATATTTAAACGAGATAGAACACCCATTAACTAGTGCAAAATTACTCATAACTCAAACACCAACAACTCCAACCAAAACTCCTCAAACAACTGACGATCGCAACTCTCCTACAGAAGAAGAGTCAGAACCTAGCAATAATAATGATGAAGCCGACATCATTATAGATGTGACGGGAAAAGAAGACAGTCTCCCTCAATCGACTCCAACATATGTCATTCCAAAAGAGGAGATTCAAAAACAAGGTGCAACCAGTGTTGCGGATGTTTTAAAAAAATTACCGGGGTTTGCTATCAATGATGCGGGTTATGGTGCTGATATCCATACTGGTACTTACTACCGAGGCGCTTCCATCAATCAATCTGTCTTCTTAATTAATGGCAGACCTATTAATAATAATGTCAATACCTATCACGGAACAACAGATCTCAATAGTATCCCTGTTGAATCTATCGAACGCGTAGAATTATACAGCGGTGCAGCTTCTACCTTATATGGTTCCTCAGCCTTTGGAGGGGTGGTTAATATCATTACCAAACAAGGCGATATTGTTCCTCGATTGAATGCAGCTGCAGAATTTGGTTCTTTAAATCTCAATAACCAACAATTTAGTTATGCAGCTTCAATTAATTCTTTAAGATACAACTTTAGCTTTGAAAGGTTTTTTGTTGATAATCGTTATCGCGTTCCCGTCGGTGCAGCAAATCGCGACAGTCAAGGATACTTATTTAACGCAGATACATCAACAAGTACTTACTTTGGAAGTCTTGCTTTAGATGTAAATAAAAAGAACACTGTTAGTTTAGATGTGACTAAATTAAGCAGTCGTAGGGGATTGATTTACTTTGGATTTCCTTTACAGCGCGATCGCTTAGACCATGATGGGTTAAACATTGGTTTATCTTGGAGAAGCCAACTGAGTAATGATAATAGCTCTATTTTGACAACCTCAATAGGCTACAACCAAGATTACTTCAACACTTACGGTCCTAGCAACCAGTTTTATCGTACTGGAACGTTAGATACTCAACTTCTTTCCGCTAGAGTCGATCATGATTGGCGGATAACAGCAAATAATAAACTGCGATGGGGCTTGGATTTGAAAAATACTTGGTTGACTGGAGATATATTAAGTACAGTTCCCGATCGGGTTGCTTTGAATGAAACTCAGAATAGAAGTTTATTAAACGCAGCACTTTTCGCCGTTACGACTTGGAATATCAGCGACAATTTTTTATTAGATGTAGGGCTGAGACAAAGTTTTGACAGTCAATTTGGAAACTATCTCAATCCTAGTGTGGGATTAAAATACGATATTAATTCAATCCTTTCTTTTCGAGGAAGTTGGGCTGGAGGACAGCGCAATCCCGGACTAGACCAGTTGTATGTCTATGATACAGTGCATGGTTGGTCACCCAATCCCAATCTAGAACCAGAAACTGGTTCTTCTTGGACTGCGGGAGTAGATGTGAGATTCTCTGAGAGTTTGACAGGTCAATTTACTTACTTTGGAAGTAGTCTAGATAATCGATTGGGAGTTATACAAGGAAGATGGGCAAATATTGGTTTAGTGGACACGAATGGTTTAGAAGCAGCCCTGAAGTGGAAAGTTGGTTCTGGTTGGTCAACATTTCTCAATTACACGTACACAGATGCACAAATCAAAACAGGAACGGAAAGAGGATTGCAATTAGGTATGCTCCCTTACTCTGTAGCGTCTTTTGGTCTCGGTTACGAAAGTAAAGGTTGGCAAGCAAATTTGTACGCCACTTACTACAGTGGTGCGCGTCGAGCATTCTTTACAAGACCGGGAGATAAAATTACAGATTTCAGTCCATCTTTCTTTAATTTAGATTTTAGCGCTCGCATTCCGATTACGAGAACTTTGGGATTAACTGTTTATTTAGAAAATTTATTTGATGAAAAATACGAGCGCGTAAATCGTACTTATAGTCCTGGTTTTACCTTCCGTATGGGTTTGTCATCTAATATTTAA